The genomic region TCTTCAGATTCAGTAGAATCTTCCTATCCAGTGGAATCTTCCTATCCAGTAGAATCTTCAGATTCTGTAGaattatcaaatgataCTAATACAAATACTAATGAAACTAATACAAATGAAGATATATTTGAATTAAATGATGAATTAACAGATGTGTCAACAGATGATGATATGAGAGGTGATTCAACAGATGATTATAGGTTAACAGGAGATTATGATCTGGGAGTTTCCTTGTCAAGAGAATATGATCTAACAGATTCCTTGTCAAGAGAACATGATTTGAGAGAAGATATGGAAGAAGAAAGAATAGAATATGAATTAAAAGTATTGAgtgaaaattataaaaaatcaatagATTGTGAATGGTTAGGATCAGATTCACAAGGCAAATTaacaattaaaatcttACATGCGTCACAATCAAATCAACAACAAGTAATTTCatacataaatttaacttctaaaattagttaaattagttaatataattgattAGATGAATTGTTTTATGTTACCAAATGATAATGAAAgaattgttattttatcaacTAATGTAGCAGAAACTTCAATTACATTACCAAATATTAGGTAATCAACTACTTAGATAGGtttaactacttaatagGCCTAAAATAAGCCTTAAACCCCTTAAATAGGCTTAAATAGGCCTTAAAAGCTCTTAACTACGTATTAGCCCTAGTACTACATAATAgccttatatacctagaatatacctaaaatagccttaactacctaaaatacccttaataGCCTTAGAAGCCTAAAATACTCTAATTTTtcccttaactacctaatagcCTAAAATAGCCTTAGATAGCCTTTATTTTACCCTTAATACCCCTTAGATAGCCCTTATATACCCCTTAGATACCCCTTAAATACCTCTTAACTACCCTTATTTTACTCCTTAATACCTTATTACCCTTATTTAGCCACTAATACACCTAataccccttaactacctacttaaccccttaactacctacttaaccccttaactacctatTACCTATTAcgtattaataaaaaattagatatGTAATTGATTGTGGTAAAGAAAAGAGAAAGATATATGATAATTTGAAAGGATATGAAAAGTTTCAGATAgtaaatatatcaaaatcATCAGCAGATCAAAGAGCTGGTAGATGTGGTAGATTAGGACATGGTCATTGTTATAgattatatacaaatacAGTATTTGAGAATTTGTTCCCAGAAACTTCACCAATTGAGATTCTACAAACCAATTTAACATCAgtgatattattattaatttcatttggAATTGATCCATACAAATTTACTTTCCTAACAAGACCATCGAAAATCCTAATAGACTCAGCaataaatacattatataatttaaatataataaaatataatcgaggtaattattgaattttaatattattttagtgTATGAAGAGATAAATTTGTTGACAGATCCATTTAAAGTTTCaccaaataattataaacttGACTCTGAAATTTGTATTACTAAATTAGGAAAATGTATTAACTTATTACCAATGGATCCAAGATATTCTAAAATGATCTTTTGTATCTTATCCaaattaaatcatattaaagaaaataataaagcCAACTTTCTATCATTATcattcattattatatcaacattatcatttaataatagtttattCATATATACGGATAGGAGTTACGGTGTTGAGGGTAGGGAGAGGATCAACAGTAATGAGTGGAGTAAGGGTAAAGAGAGTATTAAGGatattaagggtattaaCAGTAGTAAGGGTAGTAAGACTAGTGATGAATGGATAAATaagaaatataataatgatatagaattaataatgtatataatatgtgaatatagtaaaaatgaagaaaaaaatgaattttgtaggaaattttcaataaatgaaaaattattacatgaaatttttttacaaacaaatcaaatttttcaaattctatCAAATCTTTTTAATACTCCAAATCCCTCAATAGAATCCACTACACTAAGTCAGGCAACTCAAGTCAGTACTACTAGTGGACCAACTCATTCTACTATACGGAGTCCCTCAACTCAAATCAGTACTACTAGTCCTTCAATACAGTctaatactactactactccAATAGAATccactactactactactccACCGACTACTACAACTACTCAACTAGAGGCACTTCGAagtttgaataaatataataaaataaataatataatgtataaattgaaaagaaatgaattgagaatattattagaaagTATAATTGAATGTTTAATAGATAAAGTAgcaataaataataaatatttatcgGGAAATTATGGATACAAATGTTCTCAAATGGgtaatgaaattatttatttaaataataaattttccaaaCTTAATTATGAATGtgttgtatataattatttaatgtcCGTTACGGGGTCAGTAACGGGGTCTGGTGTAACGGAGTCTCTAACGGAGTCAGAAGTTAAGGAGACTGGTGTAACAGAATCACATATGAAGGAGACTGTGACTGAACttaaggatactaatatGACAGAATCACGTATTAAGGAATCACATATGAATACTgtaagaataaaaatgtataatatagtACAAGTGGATTTGGAATATTTAGGAAgaataaattcaaatttaataataggAAAAGATATAGAAAAGTATCCAAGAccatattataaaaatggtATAGTAATGGGATATGTAAAACAATATTATGGACCATTAGATTATCcattaacaatattaaaagtacaattaaataaacatCCATTAGTATTTAGAGCATTTGCTGAAGCATTTTGTTTCGGTAAAATATATCCAAAATTACAACAATTTGTACCATTATTAAAGTATACTAATGAAGATTTTTTTAAACCTTTGAAAAATGgaattttgtataattttattaaattaattgttaaaaaaaatatttataataaaataacatttgaaaaagaatatacaaaaaataaacaatttctatttaatgaatatattaaattattacacggatataattttaataaattattaacaatatatCAATCTcttcaataatatatatacattaattatataatgtatGTTATAGTATAGATGATAGTGTAGGTGTGAGTGTTGTTGGTTGTTGGTTTGGTGTTGTTGGTTGTTGGTTGTTGTTTAATGTGTGGATTTGGaagattaaaatataattatttggtaacattttaaaaattatttaaatttataaattattaaattttaaattggaataataaattttttgaatatttggaattaa from Theileria annulata chromosome 1, complete sequence, *** SEQUENCING IN PROGRESS *** harbors:
- a CDS encoding DEAD-box-family helicase, putative (Tap349e08.q2ks7.C.cand.120 - score = 53.58), whose product is MGDLWDTDLQNAKTLIRSANEYVNIYTSQTDKAETLKCLTIIRAKVASLKRTINNLEMSLLDMDSNNLSSTIVHNRRRDLDEVIYSFRSLELILKNSNPDLTHLHPNDKTARLNENDLNNLSSSEFSYYRDTMIKIQDDELDLLDNSASSIKNISTNIRDEVNLHTRLLGDVSESMDYTNTFVNRNRERFNHIILRGSKKQLENIFKEEEIKYYLTKVRKFAISEDDKSLIKSLQIKKKNKIPKFQSSKQQSHDVELPSDDLQEEELEEEEKLSSEQSLIDEELPYEQPLKDELSTEKLSETSNTLNINLLDDHLDDHLDDHLHDHLEDKFRLEPEYKNVMVERDIEVDLKRRKLPCCMMEQEIIDTIKNNDIILITGDTGTGKSTQIPQFLYENGFCIDDLIIGITQTRRVACIAITKQISLELNSNQLIGYQIRYDKKYNENCKIKFMTDGILINELKNDILLHKYSVIIIDEAHERRINSDILIGLLTQIVKLRRKQYNNYLTKFPLKMIIMSATIRKEDFLENELFKGIKHVHITSDSLNYTVHYNKTTPKNYLLEAKKKILQIHKKLPKGSILVFLTGKYELYKLKMELSRSIELSRSIESSYPMESSDSVESSYPVESSYPMESSDSVESSYPVESSYPMESSDSVESSYPVESSYPMESSDSVESSYPVESSYPVESSDSVELSNDTNTNTNETNTNEDIFELNDELTDVSTDDDMRGDSTDDYRLTGDYDLGVSLSREYDLTDSLSREHDLREDMEEERIEYELKVLSENYKKSIDCEWLGSDSQGKLTIKILHASQSNQQQMNCFMLPNDNERIVILSTNVAETSITLPNIRYVIDCGKEKRKIYDNLKGYEKFQIVNISKSSADQRAGRCGRLGHGHCYRLYTNTVFENLFPETSPIEILQTNLTSVILLLISFGIDPYKFTFLTRPSKILIDSAINTLYNLNIIKYNRDPFKVSPNNYKLDSEICITKLGKCINLLPMDPRYSKMIFCILSKLNHIKENNKANFLSLSFIIISTLSFNNSLFIYTDRSYGVEGRERINSNEWSKGKESIKDIKGINSSKGSKTSDEWINKKYNNDIELIMYIICEYSKNEEKNEFCRKFSINEKLLHEIFLQTNQIFQILSNLFNTPNPSIESTTLSQATQVSTTSGPTHSTIRSPSTQISTTSPSIQSNTTTTPIESTTTTTPPTTTTTQLEALRSLNKYNKINNIMYKLKRNELRILLESIIECLIDKVAINNKYLSGNYGYKCSQMGNEIIYLNNKFSKLNYECVVYNYLMSVTGSVTGSGVTESLTESEVKETGVTESHMKETVTELKDTNMTESRIKESHMNTVRIKMYNIVQVDLEYLGRINSNLIIGKDIEKYPRPYYKNGIVMGYVKQYYGPLDYPLTILKVQLNKHPLVFRAFAEAFCFGKIYPKLQQFVPLLKYTNEDFFKPLKNGILYNFIKLIVKKNIYNKITFEKEYTKNKQFLFNEYIKLLHGYNFNKLLTIYQSLQ